A DNA window from Hevea brasiliensis isolate MT/VB/25A 57/8 chromosome 2, ASM3005281v1, whole genome shotgun sequence contains the following coding sequences:
- the LOC110665501 gene encoding mediator of RNA polymerase II transcription subunit 33B, with protein sequence MMAVSLQPNQLTLWDSVLQLTKSAQDKNSDPLLWAIQLSSSLNSAGVVLPSTELAHLLVSHICFENNVPITWKFLEKALAVNIAPPMLVIALLSTRVIPNRQLQPAAYRLYMELVKRHAFSFASQVNGPNYPKIMKSVDEVLHLSHIFGLQVCEPGLLLVEFVFSMVWQLLDASLDDEGLLDLTSEKKSKWLTSLEDVEIDGNETFAEKRNELHEGLHKANTIMAIQLIGELLQNKVTSRILYLARQNMPSHWRGLIQRVRLIAAHSAALRNSKHLNAERLLQLTSDTVPLLSQNCKNISQQNFHAVMSSGALISSAGQCHGASWSVLWLPIDLFLEDAMDDSQVAATSAVETLTGLVKALQAVNGTTWHDTFLGLWIAALRLVQREREPSEGPVPRIDTCLCMLLSITTLAVANIIEEEEGELIDETEHSPANQLKEKQGLGKRRQGLITALQLLGDYDSLLTPLQSVTSVANQAAAKATLFVSGVGSSNSYYESMSMNDMPIDCSGNMRHLIVEACIARNLLDTSAYFWPGFVIAHSNQIPRGVLGQKPGWSSLMKGSPLTSSMINTLVVTPASSLPEIEKVYEIAVSGSNDEKIAAATILCGASLFRGWNIQEQTVLFIIKLLSPPVPSDYSGSESHLISYAPILNVLLVGIASVDCVQILSLHGLVPLLAGALMPICEVFGSSVPKVSSTFPSGEEISCHAVFSNAFSLLVRLWRFHYPPLENVMGDKTPVGSQIGPEYLLLVRNSKLASFGTSPRDHIKIRRYSKNLNISLDPIFMDSFPKLKCWYRQHLECIASTFSGLVHGTPVHQLVDALLNMMFRKINRSVQSLSSTTSGSSNSSGPGAEESYVRLQVPAWDILEATPFALDAALTACAHGRLSPRELATGLKDLADFLPASLATIVSFLSAEVTRGIWKPACMNGTDWPSPAANLATVEQQIKKILSATGVDVPSLPVGGSSPATLPLPLAALVSLTITYRLDKLSERFLVLVGPALNALAAGCPWPCMPIIAALWAQKVKRWSDYFVFSASGTVFHHNSDAVVQLLRSCFTSTLGFSPLHISSNGGVGALLGHGFGSHFSGGISPVAPGILYLRVHRSIRDVMFMTENILSILMHSVKDIANSGLPRETVEKLKRTKYGMRYGQISLAAAMMRVKLAASLGASIVWISGGLSLVQSLIQETLPSWFISAHGSEQDGGESGGLVAMLGGYALAYFVLFCGTSAWGVDSESSASKRRPKVLGCHLEFLASALDGKISFGCDSTTARAYVSGFLSLMVACTPKWVLEVNVDLLKRLSRGLRQCNEEELAVSLLGLGGVGAMGAAAELIIETPLF encoded by the exons ATGATGGCCGTGTCCTTGCAGCCTAATCAACTGACTCTCTGGGACTCGGTCCTCCAACTCACCAAGTCGGCGCAGGACAAAAACAGCGATCCTCTGCTCTGGGCGATTCAGCTCAGTTCCAGCCTCAACTCCGCCGGGGTTGTCTTGCCGTCTACCGAGTTGGCCCACCTGTTGGTCTCCCACATCTGCTTCGAGAATAACGTGCCCATCACGTGGAAGTTCCTCGAGAAGGCATTGGCTGTTAATATCGCCCCTCCTATGCTTGTCATCGCTCTTCTCTCCACTAG GGTGATTCCAAATCGACAGCTTCAACCAGCTGCATACAGGCTTTACATGGAACTCGTTAAGAGGCATGCCTTTTCATTTGCATCTCAAGTCAATGGACCAAATTATCCAAA GATTATGAAATCAGTTGATGAGGTTCTTCATCTTTCTCATATATTTGGCCTTCAAGTGTGCGAACCTGGGCTTCTTCTGGTTGAATTTGTCTTTTCAATGGTGTGGCAGTTGCTTGATGCATCATTGGATGATGAAGGATTATTGGATCTTACCTCAGAAAAGAAGTCTAAATGGCTAACCAGCTTGGAAGATGTGGAAATAGATGGTAATGAAACCTTTGCTGAGAAAAGAAATGAGCTTCATGAGGGGCTGCACAAAGCAAATACTATTATGGCTATTCAACTAATTGGAGAGTTACTGCAAAACAAAGTAACTTCAAGGATTTTGTACTTGGCACGACAAAACAT GCCGTCACACTGGCGGGGCCTTATTCAGCGAGTGCGGCTGATCGCAGCACATTCAGCAGCCTTGAGGAATTCAAAACATCTAAATGCAGAGAGACTTCTGCAGTTGACATCTGATACAGTACCGCTTTTGTCTCAAAACTGCAAAAACATATCACAGCAGAACTTTCATGCTGTCATGTCTTCTGGGGCTCTGATATCTTCTGCTGGTCAATGCCATGGGGCTAGTTGGTCTGTGCTTTGGCTTCCAATTGATCTTTTTCTAGAAGATGCTATGGATGATTCACAAGTCGCAGCAACCAGTGCTGTAGAAACTCTTACGG GTTTGGTAAAAGCTTTGCAAGCAGTTAATGGTACCACATGGCATGATACTTTTCTAGGTCTGTGGATTGCGGCTTTACGGCTTGTTCAAAGG GAAAGGGAACCCAGTGAGGGTCCTGTACCTCGAATTGATACCTGCTTGTGCATGTTATTGTCTATTACGACACTGGCAGTGGCTAATattattgaagaagaagaaggggaaCTGATTGATGAAACTGAACACAGCCCTGCTAACCAATTGAAAGAAAAACAAGGTCTGGGAAAACGTCGCCAGGGTCTGATTACTGCATTGCAATTGCTGGGTGATTATGATAGCTTGTTGACTCCACTTCAGTCTGTTACTTCAGTAGCCAATCAAGCCGCTGCCAAAGCTACACTTTTTGTCTCAGGAGTCGGTAGCAGTAATAGCTATTATGAAAGCATGAGCATGAATGACATGCCTATTGACTGTT CTGGAAACATGAGGCACCTGATTGTTGAGGCTTGTATTGCAAGAAATCTGTTAGATACATCAGCATATTTTTGGCCAGGGTTTGTGATTGCACACTCCAACCAAATACCTCGTGGTGTTCTTGGCCAAAAACCTGGCTGGTCATCATTGATGAAGGGGTCACCTCTAACTTCCTCAATGATAAACACTTTGGTGGTAACTCCTGCTTCAAG TTTACCAGAGATCGAGAAAGTATATGAGATTGCAGTCAGTGGCTCCAATGATGAGAAGATAGCTGCTGCTACCATTCTTTGTGGAGCATCTCTGTTCCGTGGTTGGAATATACAG GAACAAACTGTTCTTTTCATTATAAAATTGTTGTCACCACCAGTTCCTTCCGATTACTCTGGAAGTGAGAGCCACTTGATTAGTTATGCTCCAATTTTGAATGTTCTGCTTGTTGGAATAGCATCTGTGGATTGTGTACAGATTTTATCTTTACATGGATTG GTTCCATTACTTGCAGGTGCATTGATGCCCATCTGCGAGGTCTTTGGTTCAAGTGTTCCCAAGGTCTCAAGCACTTTTCCATCAGGGGAAGAAATCTCTTGTCATGCAGTCTTCTCCAACGCATTCTCACTTTTGGTGAGACTCTGGAGATTTCATTATCCACCTCTTGAAAATGTGATGGGAGATAAAACACCAGTGGGCTCTCAAATAGGCCCTGAGTACCTCTTATTGGTACGAAACTCCAAATTAGCATCTTTTGGAACTTCGCCTAGGGATCATATCAAAATTAGAAGATactcaaaaaatttaaatatatcttTAGATCCCATATTCATGgattcttttccaaaattaaaATGCTGGTACCGGCAACATCTGGAATGTATTGCTTCCACATTTTCTGGTCTTGTACATGGTACCCCTGTTCACCAGCTTGTTGATGCACTCCTCAATATGATGTTCAGAAAGATAAATAGAAGTGTTCAATCTCTGTCTTCTACAACTTCTGGAAGTAGTAATTCATCTGGACCTGGAGCTGAGGAATCTTATGTTAGACTTCAAGTACCTGCTTGGGATATCCTAGAAGCAACTCCATTTGCACTTGACGCAGCTCTGACAGCCTGTGCCCATGGAAGGTTATCCCCCCGTGAACTGGCTACAG GACTCAAAGATCTTGCTGATTTTCTGCCTGCATCTTTGGCCACCATTGTTAGCTTCCTTTCAGCTGAAGTTACACGGGGCATATGGAAGCCAGCTTGTATGAACGGAACTGATTGGCCTAGCCCTGCTGCCAATTTAGCCACTGTTGAGCAACAGATAAAGAAAATACTTTCTGCCACTGGTGTTGACGTCCCAAGCCTTCCTGTAG GGGGGAGCTCTCCAGCTACACTTCCTTTGCCTTTAGCTGCCCTAGTAAGCCTCACAATCACATACAGACTCGATAAACTGTCTGAACGGTTCCTCGTCCTGGTTGGCCCAGCCTTGAATGCCCTTGCTGCTGGTTGCCCCTGGCCATGCATGCCCATCATAGCTGCCTTATGGGCTCAGAAGGTAAAGCGTTGGAGTGACTACTTTGTGTTCTCTGCTTCCGGCACCGTCTTCCACCATAATAGTGATGCTGTAGTTCAGCTACTGAGGAGTTGCTTCACTTCCACTCTTGGTTTCAGTCCCCTTCACATTTCTAGTAATGGAGGTGTTGGTGCCCTTCTAGGCCATGGCTTTGGCTCTCACTTCTCTGGTGGGATCTCCCCCGTAGCCCCTGGAATTCTCTACTTACGAGTGCATCGGTCCATCAGAGATGTCATGTTCATGACGGAAAATATTCTATCTATTCTAATGCATTCTGTTAAAGATATTGCAAATAGTGGGCTACCTAGAGAGACAGTGGAGAAATTGAAGAGGACTAAGTATGGGATGAGATATGGACAAATTTCTCTTGCTGCAGCGATGATGCGTGTCAAGCTTGCAGCTTCACTTGGAGCTTCTATAGTTTGGATATCAGGTGGATTGAGTTTGGTTCAATCTTTAATCCAAGAAACTTTACCCTCTTGGTTTATATCAGCCCATGGGTCAGAGCAGGACGGTGGAGAATCTGGAGGCCTAGTTGCCATGCTTGGAGGTTATGCACTTGCATACTTTGTGTTGTTTTGTGGGACATCTGCATGGGGTGTGGACTCGGAATCATCAGCATCAAAACGACGACCAAAAGTTCTTGGGTGCCACTTGGAATTTCTTGCAAGCGCACTGGATGGGAAAATATCGTTTGGTTGTGATTCGACCACTGCACGAGCATATGTATCAGGGTTTTTGAGCTTGATGGTGGCTTGCACACCAAAATGGGTGCTTGAGGTTAATGTTGATTTACTGAAAAGGCTGAGCAGGGGATTGAGGCAGTGTAACGAAGAAGAACTGGCCGTGTCCTTGCTGGGACTTGGTGGAGTTGGTGCAATGGGTGCAGCTGCTGAACTTATCATTGAAACCCCTCTCTTCTGA